A stretch of Candidatus Dojkabacteria bacterium DNA encodes these proteins:
- the lysS gene encoding lysine--tRNA ligase, translating into MSKVTTGDLIGQRNQRLAKIKKLRELGINPYPARSNKEYSNNEIVENYKDFEGKTVTLTGRIMTKREMGKLAFATIQDASGRIQLYIKKDEIKPLDIKTQTLGFSELKLLDIGDIVEATGEVTKTQTGEISILVDTIKLLTKAIRPLPEKWAGLSDQEERFRRRYLDMTMNPEVRNRFVKRSIFWQAVRDFMIQTGFVEINIPILEAVTGGADAKPFVTHYDALDQAFYLRISHELPLKRLLGGGYEKVFDIGPRFRNEGIDAEHLPEHIAMEFYWAYADFKEGMKFTKELFRYVIKKTFGTLKFKIRGFDVDLSKEWEEKDFGTLLKDRFNVDIYNDSVESLKIVLKKSGGHVEKDMNRSRVVDNLWKVIRKDIAGPIFVTGIPKFLSPLSKSDPERTNIVERFFPIIAGSELANAFSELNDPIDQFERFKEQQDMREAGDSEAQMMDIDFVEMLEYGMPPAFGYGMSERVFWFFEDVTAREGVPFPQMRNDVDETTKKIYGKKYVLAK; encoded by the coding sequence ATGAGCAAGGTTACAACAGGCGATCTAATTGGACAACGAAATCAGCGACTTGCCAAGATTAAAAAGCTAAGAGAATTGGGAATTAACCCATATCCTGCACGCTCAAATAAAGAGTATAGTAATAATGAAATTGTTGAAAATTACAAAGACTTCGAGGGCAAAACTGTTACATTAACTGGTCGCATAATGACAAAGCGCGAAATGGGAAAGCTTGCATTTGCAACGATTCAGGACGCATCAGGCAGAATTCAGTTATATATAAAAAAAGATGAAATCAAACCACTAGATATTAAAACTCAAACACTTGGATTTTCCGAACTTAAGCTTTTAGATATTGGTGACATTGTAGAAGCCACTGGCGAAGTTACCAAAACACAAACAGGCGAAATCTCAATATTAGTTGACACCATTAAGCTTCTAACAAAGGCTATTCGACCCTTACCCGAAAAATGGGCAGGTTTGTCCGATCAGGAAGAAAGATTTCGAAGGCGATATCTTGACATGACAATGAATCCTGAAGTTCGCAACCGATTTGTTAAACGTTCCATTTTCTGGCAGGCAGTGCGTGATTTTATGATTCAAACAGGGTTTGTTGAGATAAATATCCCCATATTAGAGGCTGTAACCGGTGGCGCAGACGCAAAGCCGTTTGTCACCCACTATGATGCATTAGATCAGGCTTTTTACCTACGAATATCTCACGAGCTTCCTTTAAAGCGGCTACTTGGTGGCGGATATGAAAAGGTATTTGATATTGGTCCTCGATTTAGAAATGAAGGAATAGATGCAGAGCATTTACCCGAGCATATTGCAATGGAATTTTACTGGGCTTATGCAGATTTCAAAGAGGGAATGAAGTTTACAAAAGAGCTTTTTAGATACGTTATTAAAAAAACTTTTGGAACCCTAAAGTTTAAAATTCGTGGATTTGACGTTGATTTAAGCAAAGAGTGGGAGGAAAAGGATTTTGGAACACTTCTAAAAGACCGATTTAACGTTGACATTTACAATGATTCTGTAGAGTCCCTAAAGATTGTACTTAAAAAATCCGGGGGACACGTAGAAAAAGACATGAACAGAAGCAGGGTAGTGGACAATTTATGGAAAGTAATCCGAAAAGACATTGCCGGTCCCATATTTGTTACTGGAATTCCTAAGTTTTTGTCGCCACTTTCTAAGTCTGATCCTGAAAGGACTAACATTGTTGAACGATTTTTCCCAATTATTGCAGGAAGTGAGCTTGCTAACGCATTTTCAGAACTCAATGATCCAATAGATCAGTTCGAACGATTTAAAGAGCAGCAAGACATGCGTGAAGCAGGGGATTCTGAAGCTCAAATGATGGATATTGATTTTGTGGAAATGCTTGAGTACGGAATGCCTCCTGCATTCGGTTATGGCATGAGCGAGCGAGTCTTTTGGTTCTTCGAAGATGTTACTGCTCGTGAAGGAGTGCCTTTTCCGCAAATGCGAAACGACGTGGACGAAACCACAAAGAAGATTTACGGGAAGAAATATGTGCTTGCAAAATAA
- a CDS encoding 2-oxoacid:acceptor oxidoreductase subunit alpha has product MNRFSIKIGGPAGAGIKSIGLLLQKTLQTLGFYTFGYTEYPSLIRGGHNTFQVDFSVEPIASSTQKIDILLALDEETLEIHIPELSPNGVIIYDKTLQFPETDRKDLQILALPIKETLEQNKYPAIMQNSVQMGVIMATCDYPIDALNKTLSKIFAHKSEDIIKSNQAAAKLGFDLVEGTKLDIKTGLKLPENPHESLVLTANEACALSFISSGGKFYSAYPMTPATNILHYLAKHGPQKGVVVRQSATEIEAIGVALGASFGGLRSMVGTSGGGYDLMTEFVSVLGISEIPMVIINAQRTGPATGLPTWQEQSDLNMVKFSSHGEFPRIVIAPGDPEEAYELTAEALNMADKYQCPVIILTDKHVAESFYDTPEFKPVKVDRGKLITSEKDIPKNFLRYTTDTHDGITSRTIPGLKDGIYVANSDEHSEEGYSTEDMEMRIKQQDKRMKKVAAIKSDLPQPEITGPKNAKTLIIGWGSTKGAIEDAIKQLNNGASEQSGNEAVGQFAFLQLKYLYPLDHEKLGNLLRPYKKLILIENNSTGQLKDDLALAGRKPDHVILRYDGKPFFVDELVEQLTNLIK; this is encoded by the coding sequence ATGAATAGATTTTCCATAAAGATCGGCGGACCAGCAGGCGCAGGAATTAAATCAATAGGGCTACTTTTGCAAAAAACCCTTCAAACCCTAGGCTTTTACACATTTGGATATACAGAATACCCCTCCCTAATCCGTGGTGGACATAATACCTTCCAGGTTGACTTCTCTGTAGAACCGATTGCCTCGTCAACCCAGAAAATCGACATACTTTTAGCACTCGACGAAGAGACCCTCGAAATCCACATCCCAGAGCTTTCCCCAAACGGGGTAATCATATACGATAAAACTCTACAATTCCCAGAAACAGATAGAAAAGACCTACAGATTCTTGCACTCCCTATAAAAGAAACCTTAGAGCAAAACAAATATCCTGCCATAATGCAAAATAGCGTTCAAATGGGTGTAATTATGGCGACTTGTGATTATCCAATAGATGCCCTTAACAAAACCTTGTCAAAGATTTTTGCCCATAAGTCGGAAGATATTATTAAATCTAATCAAGCTGCAGCAAAACTAGGCTTTGACTTAGTAGAAGGTACAAAATTAGATATAAAAACAGGGCTTAAGCTTCCGGAAAATCCCCACGAATCGCTTGTTCTCACAGCAAACGAAGCATGTGCGTTAAGTTTTATATCTTCCGGTGGTAAGTTTTACAGTGCATATCCAATGACACCTGCTACAAACATATTGCATTACTTAGCAAAACACGGACCCCAAAAGGGTGTAGTAGTACGCCAATCCGCAACGGAAATAGAAGCAATTGGAGTGGCCTTAGGCGCCAGTTTTGGAGGTTTACGCTCAATGGTAGGAACATCGGGCGGTGGATACGATCTTATGACGGAATTTGTAAGCGTGCTTGGAATTTCGGAAATCCCTATGGTAATTATTAACGCACAACGAACAGGACCCGCTACAGGGTTACCAACCTGGCAGGAACAGTCCGACCTTAACATGGTTAAGTTTTCAAGCCACGGCGAATTCCCACGTATTGTAATTGCCCCGGGAGATCCCGAAGAAGCATATGAATTAACTGCAGAGGCGCTTAACATGGCCGACAAATACCAATGTCCAGTAATAATTCTTACAGACAAGCACGTCGCAGAAAGCTTTTATGATACTCCTGAATTTAAGCCTGTAAAAGTTGATCGTGGCAAACTTATCACTTCCGAAAAAGATATTCCCAAGAACTTTTTACGATACACTACAGATACCCACGACGGTATAACATCCCGCACAATACCAGGACTAAAAGATGGAATTTATGTTGCAAATAGTGATGAGCACTCAGAAGAGGGTTACTCAACAGAAGATATGGAGATGCGCATAAAGCAGCAAGACAAACGCATGAAAAAGGTCGCAGCAATTAAATCCGATTTGCCACAACCCGAAATTACCGGACCAAAGAATGCTAAAACGCTAATCATAGGGTGGGGTAGTACAAAGGGAGCCATAGAAGATGCAATTAAGCAATTGAACAATGGAGCATCAGAGCAATCAGGCAACGAGGCCGTTGGGCAATTTGCTTTTTTGCAACTTAAATACTTATATCCGCTTGACCATGAAAAGCTGGGCAATCTCCTAAGACCTTACAAAAAGCTCATTCTTATAGAAAACAACTCAACTGGTCAACTAAAAGACGATCTTGCCCTTGCCGGCAGAAAGCCCGATCACGTTATCCTTCGTTACGATGGCAAGCCATTTTTTGTGGACGAATTAGTAGAACAGCTAACTAATCTTATCAAATAA
- a CDS encoding 2-oxoacid ferredoxin oxidoreductase (catalyzes the coenzyme A-dependent decarboxylation of 2-oxoacids, such as pyruvate and 2-oxoglutarate): MTTVTNDDYKTGIEPTWCPGCGAFTIKALLTQLLVQMGIAPHEVVITYDIGCNGNGADKVRSYAVKSLHGRSLLPAVGAKYANHKLPVISIIGDGGMFWEGAAHFLSLAQRNEDITVLVYDNQIYGLTTGQTSPTTPKGVQTVSTPYGAVDEPLNPVSTAIAVGATFVARGWVGQPQHLKQIIKKAILHKGFAIVDILTQCVTWSKIDMLEYYKDMVYGLETQDPYRSEVDIDESMVRNMNIEAHDSANKLKAMELALREDKIPLGVFYRQEKDTLVDKFEPLKKGSLVSQTQVPNIDDLMEEFK; this comes from the coding sequence ATGACAACAGTAACAAATGATGACTACAAAACGGGAATAGAACCAACCTGGTGCCCAGGTTGCGGCGCGTTCACAATAAAAGCACTTCTGACACAGCTTTTGGTCCAAATGGGGATCGCACCTCACGAGGTTGTTATCACCTACGACATCGGCTGTAACGGAAATGGAGCCGACAAAGTTCGGTCCTACGCAGTAAAATCATTACATGGGAGATCTTTATTACCAGCCGTTGGCGCAAAGTACGCAAACCACAAGCTACCTGTTATCTCAATAATAGGTGATGGTGGAATGTTTTGGGAGGGCGCAGCACACTTTCTTTCCTTAGCCCAAAGAAACGAAGATATAACCGTATTGGTATATGATAATCAGATTTATGGATTAACCACAGGCCAGACCTCACCCACAACACCAAAAGGAGTTCAAACCGTTTCCACACCATACGGAGCTGTAGACGAACCATTAAATCCCGTTTCCACGGCAATCGCAGTAGGAGCAACATTTGTTGCCCGTGGGTGGGTGGGTCAGCCACAACATCTAAAACAGATTATTAAAAAGGCAATTCTTCATAAAGGGTTCGCAATTGTAGACATTCTTACCCAATGCGTAACTTGGAGTAAAATTGATATGCTTGAATATTACAAAGACATGGTTTACGGTTTAGAAACACAAGATCCATACCGATCGGAAGTTGATATTGACGAATCAATGGTAAGAAATATGAACATAGAAGCACACGACAGTGCAAACAAACTTAAGGCAATGGAGCTTGCACTCCGTGAGGACAAAATACCACTTGGGGTATTCTACAGGCAAGAAAAAGACACACTGGTTGATAAGTTTGAGCCGCTTAAGAAAGGTTCACTAGTTAGCCAGACGCAAGTCCCCAATATTGATGATTTAATGGAGGAGTTTAAGTAG
- a CDS encoding signal peptidase I, whose product MKKFFDRITDRYIKFYYPVAKVFISILIVLFSIVVFVQLAIIITKDKYLFGVKIYAVESESMLPTIKKGDLVIIDEVYTYHKDDIITYTDPNDENQTITHRIINIFQKTSGDETFVTKGDNNEIQDPFQVTKEMIQGKVIKIIPAIGNWALFSRSVIGIILLLIIPATMLLTLNAVSIFSWIKARYVNNT is encoded by the coding sequence ATGAAAAAGTTTTTTGATAGAATTACAGATAGATACATTAAATTTTATTATCCCGTTGCCAAAGTATTTATATCAATCTTAATTGTTTTGTTCTCTATTGTCGTTTTTGTTCAGTTAGCAATAATTATCACAAAAGATAAATATCTGTTTGGAGTAAAAATATATGCAGTAGAATCGGAAAGTATGCTACCAACAATTAAAAAAGGCGACCTTGTAATAATTGATGAAGTATATACATACCACAAAGACGACATAATCACATATACCGATCCAAACGACGAAAATCAAACAATAACTCATAGGATCATCAACATTTTCCAGAAAACAAGTGGAGATGAAACCTTTGTAACGAAGGGCGATAATAACGAAATTCAAGACCCGTTTCAGGTTACAAAAGAGATGATTCAAGGAAAGGTGATAAAAATTATTCCGGCAATAGGTAATTGGGCACTTTTTAGCAGAAGCGTCATTGGAATAATTCTTTTACTAATAATTCCTGCCACAATGCTTCTTACGCTTAACGCAGTAAGTATTTTTTCCTGGATAAAAGCCAGATATGTAAATAATACGTAA